Proteins co-encoded in one Leptospira yasudae genomic window:
- a CDS encoding efflux RND transporter permease subunit, whose translation MKSLVEYFLSKSIFVNLLTFLIILIGGFTAVKMNREAFPNINFDIVSVVTVFPGASPSEIEKLVTKPLEEAIKEVDGIKEFRSASIENRSGIVITLDPDSKDTQKVVDDIKSAIDRVEDLPEEAEDPLVTEITTSRQPVIEIDISLASNDMSLEAEKRLKAQAKIVEQALEDIPGVARISKRGWRETEMQVDINPAAMFSHYLTSQDVIFALKNRNINFPGGNIAGNQKEVILRTIGEFDSPREIGGVHIRSNEIGNSIRIDNVATVTEGLKEAEYLDKVNGRKTIALTVIKREKADAILVVDEAKKVIDEFKKNSQGEFEYAFVNDLSKYIRRRLGVLLSNAVGGLILVTASLFLFLGWRVALMTALGIPVSFGATFVIMNYLGLTLNLISMFGLIIVVGILVDDAIIICENVYRYMEEGMPAYEAALKGTSEVIDPVTATVTTTVAAFAPMLFMTGIFGKFIYSIPLVVIIALLASLSEAFFILPSHLYDINKHKFHSGEIKEESGWFYKLKVNYYLPLLKFALRHRLQIFIYLFAMLIGSFALFAVAGRFKLFPGSVDVFQIKLTGQTGMSLQETERFTHVLENELAKVSKEEVENYVTRVGIIQKDPNDPFTKRGKHYAQVLVYLTPEENRKRATDEIISEVREKTIWLLNEKSVKILEETRKKEAEKKKEEYKPFNLSAFPAEFSRFKGQLLALDFEKISGGPPVGKPVAIEIRGDEYDTLIRIGEEYKSVMAKVPGVTDIGDDFNEGKDEIRIKVSESLASTAGVSVFKVAQAINTAFQGTVATKIKRSDEEVEVKVRFPEDVRKSIGSLNNIFVANQLGKLIPVSRLITYVREPGFANINHLDGKRLLTVTANLDETKTDTRRANAEIAKLSKGIMDKYPGYRMRFGGENKDTEESLASLGRAFLVAFIIIFMILASLFRSLIQPVIVVSSIPFSLIGVILAFVLHGEYFGFLAFLGIVGLAGVVVNDSIVLVDFANQLKLEKPNEDIDSILIETGLLRLRPVVLTTVTTVLGLLPTAYGIGGRDPFLVPMALAFGWGLAFSSFLTLVAVPVLYKTVHNVQARFQRLLWSRTK comes from the coding sequence ATGAAATCACTGGTCGAATACTTTCTTTCTAAGAGTATCTTCGTAAATCTTCTCACCTTTTTGATCATTCTCATCGGAGGTTTTACCGCGGTGAAAATGAATCGGGAAGCCTTCCCGAACATCAACTTCGATATCGTAAGCGTGGTAACGGTGTTTCCCGGGGCTTCTCCCTCCGAGATCGAAAAGCTGGTTACAAAACCTCTGGAAGAAGCGATCAAGGAAGTGGATGGAATCAAAGAATTCCGTTCCGCATCGATTGAGAATCGTTCCGGGATCGTAATCACATTGGACCCGGATTCCAAGGATACGCAGAAAGTCGTCGACGACATTAAGTCCGCGATCGATCGAGTGGAAGATCTCCCGGAAGAAGCGGAAGATCCTCTCGTTACGGAAATCACAACGTCGAGACAACCCGTCATCGAAATCGACATCAGCCTCGCTTCCAACGATATGAGTTTGGAAGCCGAAAAACGTCTCAAGGCCCAGGCGAAGATCGTGGAACAGGCTCTGGAGGATATTCCAGGAGTCGCTCGAATTTCCAAACGGGGCTGGAGAGAAACCGAGATGCAGGTGGATATCAATCCAGCTGCGATGTTTTCGCATTATCTCACGAGTCAGGACGTCATCTTTGCATTAAAAAATCGTAATATTAACTTTCCCGGCGGAAACATCGCGGGAAATCAAAAAGAAGTCATATTAAGAACCATCGGAGAATTCGATTCTCCCCGGGAAATCGGAGGGGTTCATATTCGTTCGAACGAGATCGGAAATTCGATCCGAATCGACAACGTGGCGACCGTGACCGAAGGTTTAAAGGAAGCGGAATATCTCGATAAGGTCAACGGAAGAAAAACGATCGCGTTGACCGTCATCAAACGGGAAAAAGCGGACGCGATTCTCGTCGTGGACGAAGCCAAAAAGGTAATCGACGAATTTAAAAAGAATTCTCAGGGAGAATTCGAATATGCGTTCGTAAACGACCTTTCCAAATACATTCGAAGAAGGCTCGGCGTTCTTTTGTCCAACGCGGTGGGCGGTTTGATTTTAGTGACTGCTTCCCTGTTTTTATTCTTAGGTTGGAGAGTCGCATTGATGACTGCGCTGGGAATTCCGGTTTCCTTCGGTGCGACCTTCGTCATCATGAATTATCTCGGATTGACCTTGAACCTGATCTCGATGTTCGGTTTGATCATCGTCGTGGGGATCTTGGTCGACGACGCGATCATTATCTGTGAGAACGTATATCGTTACATGGAAGAAGGAATGCCCGCCTACGAGGCCGCCTTGAAAGGAACCTCGGAAGTCATCGATCCCGTAACGGCTACCGTGACGACGACCGTTGCCGCTTTCGCGCCGATGCTATTTATGACCGGGATCTTCGGAAAGTTCATCTACAGCATTCCGTTGGTCGTCATCATCGCGTTACTCGCCTCTTTATCGGAAGCGTTCTTCATTCTCCCTTCCCACTTATACGATATCAACAAACATAAGTTTCATTCGGGGGAAATCAAAGAGGAAAGCGGATGGTTCTACAAACTCAAGGTGAACTATTATCTTCCTTTGTTGAAGTTCGCGCTGCGGCACAGACTTCAGATTTTTATCTATCTCTTCGCAATGTTGATCGGAAGTTTTGCTTTGTTTGCGGTCGCGGGAAGATTCAAACTCTTTCCGGGTTCCGTGGATGTCTTTCAGATCAAATTGACCGGACAAACCGGAATGTCTCTGCAGGAAACGGAACGATTTACGCACGTTCTCGAAAACGAACTCGCAAAAGTTTCGAAAGAAGAAGTGGAGAATTACGTGACTCGGGTCGGAATCATTCAAAAAGATCCGAACGATCCGTTTACCAAACGCGGAAAACATTACGCTCAGGTTCTCGTTTATTTAACGCCGGAAGAAAATAGAAAGAGGGCCACCGACGAAATCATATCCGAAGTTCGAGAAAAGACGATCTGGCTTTTGAACGAAAAGTCCGTAAAGATTCTCGAAGAAACCCGCAAAAAGGAAGCGGAAAAGAAAAAGGAAGAATACAAACCCTTCAATTTGTCCGCTTTCCCAGCGGAATTCTCGCGGTTTAAAGGACAACTGCTCGCTCTGGATTTTGAAAAGATTTCCGGCGGACCTCCCGTTGGAAAACCGGTCGCGATCGAGATTCGCGGAGACGAGTATGATACTTTGATCCGGATCGGTGAAGAATATAAGTCCGTGATGGCAAAGGTTCCCGGTGTTACCGATATCGGAGACGACTTTAACGAAGGAAAGGACGAGATTCGAATTAAGGTCAGTGAATCCCTTGCGTCGACCGCAGGAGTTTCCGTTTTCAAAGTCGCACAGGCGATCAACACAGCGTTTCAAGGAACCGTCGCAACCAAGATCAAACGTTCGGACGAGGAAGTAGAAGTAAAGGTTCGTTTTCCAGAAGACGTAAGAAAGTCCATCGGATCGTTGAACAATATCTTTGTAGCCAACCAACTCGGGAAACTGATTCCCGTGTCGAGATTGATAACCTACGTTCGCGAACCCGGATTTGCGAACATCAATCACTTGGATGGAAAACGACTTCTTACCGTGACCGCGAACTTGGATGAAACCAAAACAGACACGAGAAGAGCCAACGCGGAAATTGCGAAACTTTCCAAGGGAATTATGGATAAATATCCGGGTTATCGGATGCGTTTCGGCGGAGAAAATAAAGACACGGAAGAATCCCTTGCGAGTTTGGGAAGGGCCTTTCTCGTGGCGTTCATCATCATCTTTATGATTCTCGCTTCCCTCTTCCGCTCTTTGATCCAGCCCGTCATTGTGGTAAGTTCGATTCCATTCTCATTGATCGGTGTGATTCTCGCTTTCGTTTTACATGGAGAATACTTCGGTTTTCTTGCATTCTTAGGAATCGTAGGTCTTGCGGGAGTCGTGGTGAACGATTCCATCGTTCTCGTGGACTTTGCGAACCAACTCAAACTCGAAAAACCGAACGAAGACATCGATTCGATTTTGATCGAAACAGGACTATTACGACTCAGACCGGTCGTACTGACGACGGTTACGACGGTGTTGGGTCTTTTGCCGACCGCGTATGGAATCGGCGGACGAGATCCTTTCTTGGTTCCTATGGCGCTTGCGTTCGGTTGGGGACTTGCGTTTTCATCGTTTCTCACGTTAGTCGCCGTTCCCGTTTTATACAAGACGGTGCATAACGTTCAGGCGAGATTCCAACGTTTGTTGTGGAGTAGAACTAAGTAA
- the tyrS gene encoding tyrosine--tRNA ligase — protein sequence MDIQKQIEIIRRGCVDLISEEELKSKLQKKKTLKIKAGFDPTAPDLHLGHFVQLKKLKHFQDLGHEVSFLLGDFTAMIGDPTGKSETRKRLSREEVLENSKTYQSQVFKVLDPVKTKIVYNSSWCSGMNFEDVLVLSSKYNVARMLERDDFSKRYKAGQPISMIEFLYPLVQGYDSVAMECDVELGGTDQKFNLLVGRDLQREYGKEAQCVLTLPLLVGLDGNKKMSKSLGNYVGITEAPIDMFGKLMSISDDLMWNYFELLTDLPMSEISSRKNGMAKKELHPKEVKTELAKLIMDQFSSPSENEAAIEEWKKIHNPKSRAVPDDIKEVTLGEEFFAETPEPLLVWVLSKLAFVPSVSEGRRLIKAGGLYLAEDKITDEKISIQKGKEYLVRQGKKGKFLKILS from the coding sequence ATGGACATTCAAAAACAAATCGAAATCATCCGTCGCGGCTGCGTTGATCTGATCAGCGAAGAAGAATTAAAATCCAAACTTCAAAAAAAGAAAACGCTGAAAATCAAGGCAGGCTTTGATCCGACTGCGCCCGATCTTCACCTCGGTCACTTTGTTCAGCTCAAAAAATTAAAACATTTCCAAGATTTGGGTCACGAGGTTTCATTTCTTCTCGGAGATTTCACCGCGATGATCGGAGATCCGACCGGAAAGTCAGAAACCCGAAAAAGGCTTTCCCGGGAAGAGGTTTTGGAGAACTCCAAAACGTATCAAAGTCAGGTTTTCAAGGTCCTGGATCCCGTTAAAACGAAGATCGTATATAATTCCAGTTGGTGTTCCGGGATGAATTTCGAGGACGTGTTGGTCCTGAGTTCCAAATACAACGTCGCAAGAATGTTGGAACGGGACGACTTCAGCAAACGTTATAAGGCAGGCCAACCGATCTCGATGATCGAGTTTTTGTATCCTTTGGTGCAAGGATACGATTCCGTCGCTATGGAATGCGATGTGGAACTCGGCGGAACCGATCAAAAGTTCAATCTTCTTGTCGGACGCGATTTACAAAGAGAATACGGAAAAGAAGCGCAGTGCGTTCTGACACTTCCGTTACTTGTGGGATTGGACGGAAATAAAAAGATGTCCAAGTCGCTCGGAAACTACGTGGGAATTACGGAAGCTCCGATCGATATGTTCGGAAAACTCATGTCGATCAGCGACGATCTTATGTGGAACTACTTCGAACTTTTGACCGATCTCCCGATGTCCGAAATTTCATCCCGCAAAAACGGAATGGCAAAGAAGGAACTTCATCCGAAAGAAGTGAAGACCGAACTTGCAAAACTCATCATGGATCAGTTCTCTTCTCCTTCGGAAAACGAAGCGGCAATCGAAGAATGGAAGAAGATTCACAATCCTAAATCCAGAGCGGTCCCGGATGACATCAAAGAAGTAACGTTAGGCGAAGAATTCTTTGCGGAAACCCCCGAGCCCTTGCTCGTTTGGGTGTTGAGCAAACTTGCCTTCGTTCCATCCGTTTCGGAAGGAAGAAGACTCATCAAGGCCGGCGGATTGTATCTCGCGGAAGATAAAATCACGGACGAAAAAATTTCCATCCAGAAAGGAAAGGAATACCTGGTTAGACAGGGGAAAAAGGGCAAATTTTTAAAAATTCTTTCGTAA
- a CDS encoding polysaccharide deacetylase family protein: MLSEEESSELSRTISEIKKSGIESEVIERKFRTLRILFSLGFFTFLGAVSILTLTHRIFRLEATVEKQTVHITNLEETLTSLRLEEQQQEEELLKFKSDLYDAVPDGDLSDQVSENKASLEALPGSDIGKNINRGDTRFKEIALTFDLGTGEDLKLIYEYLSRFPIKITLFVSNENPALKNGSFFSNTNLYYLKKLSELGNRVVFGNHTWSHYNIPRSLYEPSLRKRALLSYVSDEIPDTNFLQQEMRMVEEKFESVTGKQLTKYYRLPYGGFDPLVIRTFGKLGYSHHIFWSNNSVGSLDIPDFVYKKFIYKKDPQTGKTRIMPNPNYKTRAEALDFLYRWEEADKNGMNGAIILMHLGSPRQSEKLIYILPDFIQEMLSKGYSFVTIPEIINTQQD; encoded by the coding sequence ATGTTAAGCGAGGAAGAATCTTCAGAACTTTCACGGACGATTTCCGAGATCAAAAAAAGCGGAATCGAATCCGAAGTCATCGAACGAAAATTTCGTACGTTGCGGATTCTTTTCTCCTTGGGATTTTTTACGTTCCTCGGTGCAGTCTCGATTCTTACCCTAACGCATCGAATCTTCCGATTGGAAGCGACCGTTGAAAAACAAACGGTTCATATCACGAATCTCGAAGAAACCCTGACTTCTCTCCGGCTCGAAGAACAACAGCAAGAGGAAGAATTGCTCAAATTCAAATCCGATCTCTACGACGCGGTTCCGGACGGAGATTTATCTGATCAAGTTTCCGAGAACAAGGCTTCGCTCGAAGCGCTTCCCGGTTCGGATATCGGTAAAAATATCAACCGGGGAGACACTCGGTTTAAGGAAATCGCACTTACATTCGATTTAGGAACCGGAGAAGATCTCAAACTCATCTACGAATATCTTTCCCGTTTTCCGATCAAGATCACTCTCTTCGTTTCCAACGAGAACCCGGCGTTAAAAAACGGTTCTTTTTTCAGCAATACGAATCTCTATTATCTCAAGAAACTTTCGGAACTCGGAAATCGGGTCGTGTTCGGAAATCATACCTGGAGTCATTATAATATTCCCAGAAGTTTATATGAACCTTCTTTACGAAAACGAGCGCTCTTGAGTTACGTTTCGGACGAAATCCCGGACACGAATTTTCTGCAGCAGGAAATGAGAATGGTAGAGGAGAAGTTCGAATCCGTAACCGGAAAACAACTTACGAAATATTATAGATTGCCGTATGGCGGTTTCGATCCTCTGGTGATTCGGACCTTCGGAAAATTGGGATATTCCCACCATATCTTTTGGAGCAACAACTCGGTGGGCTCCCTGGATATTCCGGATTTCGTGTATAAGAAATTCATTTATAAGAAAGATCCCCAGACCGGAAAAACGAGAATTATGCCGAATCCGAACTACAAAACCAGAGCGGAAGCTTTGGACTTTTTGTATCGTTGGGAAGAGGCGGACAAAAACGGGATGAACGGGGCGATTATTTTGATGCATTTGGGATCTCCGAGACAATCGGAAAAGCTGATCTACATTCTTCCTGATTTTATTCAGGAAATGCTTTCTAAAGGCTACAGCTTTGTGACCATCCCGGAGATCATCAACACGCAGCAGGATTAA
- a CDS encoding glycerol-3-phosphate dehydrogenase/oxidase, protein MQICRGKETCKAGRILKMEKQNRTQQISKLQKESFDILVIGGGSTGTGAALDAAKRGYKTALIEKKDFSSGTSSRSTKLIHGGVRYLAQFHFKLIHEALTERQRLLENAPHLVKPLKFVLPAYRFYERPYYGIGLTLYDILASRGKLPSHKTVSKSEAISEFGAIKRDGLFGGITYYDAQFNDARLNVLLARSAEKEGAVVANRVELVSFIKENGKLTGANLKDLETGKTFPVHAKVIANTTGVWVDHVRKLDDPRTFNVLSPSQGIHLVFSKEKIPCESAMIIPKTKDGRVVFIIPWEDHVILGTTDTPVENPGDEPLPIGNEVSFLLETGNEYLENPVSEKDILSVFVGIRPLISPEGNQDTKNISREEVILVSNSGLVTMGGGKWSTYRKMAEDLVDKLIQVGNLEEGEECSTKFYSYPGAAGYSETLYQEIETTYKVDTTFAKRLQNYYGTEVFEILGKKPKLLGKGIPYFEEEVLFAVKEEFALGVTDVLARRLRILFVDLEMARKMVVPVSAILSKLLKWKDKTKKAEETAAIELIESLRKSYR, encoded by the coding sequence ATGCAAATTTGTAGGGGGAAAGAAACCTGTAAAGCAGGAAGAATTCTCAAAATGGAAAAACAGAACCGAACTCAACAAATTTCGAAACTGCAAAAGGAATCCTTTGACATACTCGTAATCGGAGGCGGATCGACCGGAACCGGTGCGGCCCTCGACGCGGCCAAACGAGGTTATAAAACCGCATTGATCGAAAAGAAGGATTTTTCTTCCGGAACCTCTTCCCGTTCCACCAAACTCATTCACGGCGGGGTTCGTTATCTCGCTCAGTTTCATTTTAAACTCATTCATGAAGCGTTGACGGAAAGACAAAGACTTCTGGAGAATGCTCCGCATCTAGTAAAACCGCTGAAGTTCGTTCTTCCCGCATATCGCTTTTACGAGCGTCCGTATTACGGAATCGGTCTGACCTTATACGATATTCTTGCGTCCCGAGGCAAACTTCCTTCTCACAAAACTGTATCCAAATCGGAAGCGATCTCCGAATTCGGTGCGATCAAACGAGACGGACTTTTCGGCGGAATTACCTATTACGACGCTCAGTTCAACGACGCTCGTTTGAACGTGCTTCTTGCCAGATCCGCTGAAAAAGAAGGAGCCGTGGTCGCAAACCGTGTCGAGCTCGTTTCTTTCATTAAGGAGAATGGTAAACTTACCGGGGCGAATCTCAAGGATTTGGAAACCGGGAAAACCTTTCCTGTTCATGCGAAGGTGATCGCGAACACGACCGGAGTCTGGGTGGATCACGTCCGTAAACTAGACGATCCGAGAACGTTCAATGTTCTTTCTCCGAGCCAAGGAATTCACCTCGTCTTCTCCAAAGAAAAGATCCCTTGCGAATCCGCGATGATCATTCCGAAAACCAAAGACGGAAGAGTCGTATTTATCATCCCTTGGGAAGATCACGTTATATTAGGAACGACCGATACTCCGGTTGAAAATCCGGGAGACGAACCTCTTCCGATCGGCAACGAGGTCTCCTTTTTACTCGAAACCGGGAACGAATATCTGGAGAATCCCGTTTCTGAGAAAGACATCTTATCCGTCTTCGTGGGAATTCGTCCTTTGATTTCTCCCGAAGGAAACCAAGATACGAAAAATATATCCAGGGAAGAAGTGATCCTCGTTTCGAATTCGGGACTTGTTACGATGGGCGGCGGGAAATGGTCCACCTATAGAAAGATGGCGGAAGATCTCGTGGATAAGTTGATCCAAGTCGGAAATCTCGAAGAAGGTGAAGAATGTTCTACGAAGTTTTATTCCTATCCGGGAGCCGCCGGTTATTCGGAAACTCTCTACCAAGAGATTGAAACTACCTATAAAGTTGATACCACATTCGCCAAACGTCTCCAGAATTACTACGGAACCGAAGTTTTCGAGATTTTGGGTAAAAAGCCGAAACTTTTAGGAAAAGGAATTCCGTATTTCGAAGAAGAGGTTTTGTTCGCCGTGAAAGAAGAGTTCGCGTTAGGCGTCACGGACGTTCTTGCAAGAAGACTTAGAATTCTTTTCGTAGATCTGGAAATGGCGCGTAAAATGGTGGTTCCGGTTTCCGCGATTTTGTCAAAGCTGCTTAAGTGGAAGGACAAAACGAAAAAGGCGGAGGAAACCGCTGCGATCGAGCTGATTGAAAGTTTAAGAAAGTCGTATCGTTGA